Proteins encoded within one genomic window of Oryza brachyantha chromosome 7, ObraRS2, whole genome shotgun sequence:
- the LOC102706113 gene encoding DNA-directed RNA polymerase III subunit RPC8 — MFVLSQIEHNLPMPPHVLSRPLVDAIKAELERLFLDKIVANLGLCVSVYDIRSVEGGFIFPGEGCSTYKVSFRLLMFRPFVGEVLVGKISGYDEKGLHVSLDFFSDICIPGHLMQYGTARASDGRWMLKTEDGDELYLDTDDEIRFLVSSIKYPPIPVEQKETDSPFAPMQIIGSIKGDGLGLLAWWTADEEEGEGEAEE; from the exons ATGTTTGTCCTCAGCCAAATTGAGCACAACCTGCCAATGCCGCCACACGTGCTGAGCCGGCCCCTTGTTGATGCCATCAAGGCTGAGCTTGAGAGGCTCTTCCTGGACAAG ATCGTCGCGAACCTTGGGCTCTGCGTCTCCGTCTACGACATCCGCTCTGTTGAAGGTGGCTTCATCTTTCCAGGAGAGGGCTGCTCCACTTATAAA GTTTCCTTTAGGCTGCTGATGTTCAGGCCCTTCGTTGGGGAGGTTCTTGTTGGGAAGATCAGTGGATATGATGAAAAAGGTCTGCATG TTTCACTTGATTTCTTCAGTGATATATGCATTCCCGGACACTTGATGCAGTATGGCACAGCTAg GGCATCAGATGGTAGGTGGATGCTGAAGACTGAAGATGGTGATGAGCTCTATCTTGATACAGATGATGAG ATACGATTCTTGGTATCTAGCATAAAATACCCACCTATCCCAGTTGAACAAAAGGAGACTGACAGTCCATTTGCTCCAATGCAAATAATT GGAAGCATTAAAGGAGACGGCCTTGGTCTTCTTGCTTGGTGGACTGCAGAcgaagaggaaggagagggTGAAGCGGAGGAATAG
- the LOC102706394 gene encoding thioredoxin-like protein CDSP32, chloroplastic: protein MASTAAFLSTTYTGLGATPTPASKSKKARLFLAPAGRRGAVRAAVSGTEQAGPAPASGEKAKKKGSDERVVQVHSAEEFDGALRAAKNRLVVVEFAASHSVNSSRIYPCMVELSRTCGDVDFLLVMGDESEATRELCRREGITAVPHFSFYKGAEKVHEEEGIGPDQLAGDVLYYGDHHSAVVQLHSRGDVEALISEHRGEGGKLVVLDVGLKRCGPCVKVYPTVVKLSRTMADTTVFARMNGDENDSCMEFLRDMDVVEVPTFLFIKDGDIVGRYVGSGRGELVGEILRYNGVRVTY, encoded by the coding sequence atggcctccaccgccgccttccTGTCCACCACGTATACCGGCCTGGGCgccacgccgacgccggccaGCAAGAGCAAGAAGGCGAGGTTGTTCTTGGCTCccgcggggcggcgcggcgcggtgaGGGCGGCGGTGTCCGGGACCGAGCAGGcggggccggcgccggcgtccggGGAGAAGGCGAAGAAGAAGGGTAGCGACGAGCGCGTGGTGCAGGTGCACAGCGCGGAGGAGTTCGACGGCGCGCTGCGGGCGGCGAAGAAccggctggtggtggtggagttCGCGGCGAGCCACAGCGTGAACAGCAGCCGCATCTACCCGTGCATGGTGGAGCTGAGCCGCACCTGCGGCGACGTCGACTTCCTGCTGGTGATGGGCGACGAGTCGGAGGCCACCAGGGAGCTGTGCCGCCGGGAAGGGATCACCGCCGTCCCGCACTTCTCCTTCTACAAGGGCGCCGAGAAGGTGCACGAGGAGGAAGGCATCGGCCCCgaccagctcgccggcgacgtgctctACTACGGCGACCACCACTCCGCCGTGGTGCAGCTCCACTCccgcggcgacgtcgaggcgCTCATCTCCGAGCACcgtggcgagggcggcaaGCTGGTGGTGCTCGACGTGGGCCTCAAGCGCTGCGGCCCCTGCGTGAAGGTGTACCCCACCGTCGTCAAGCTGTCCCGCACCATGGCCGACACCACCGTCTTCGCGCGCATGAACGGCGACGAGAACGACAGCTGCATGGAGTTCCTCCGCGACATGGACGTCGTCGAGGTGCCCACCTTCCTCTTCATCAAGGACGGCGACATCGTCGGCCGCTACGTCGGCTCCGGCAGAGGGGAGCTCGTCGGCGAGATCCTCAGATACAACGGCGTCAGGGTCACctactga
- the LOC102706669 gene encoding eukaryotic translation initiation factor 3 subunit A isoform X2 — MSGVPKRSHEEASHSTPGKRPLDDSSLYSSPSGKLVQPGGSDFHGSFEHDGRFPKVPRIESRDDKRPSLAHRMPIGSSNFVDHSSSSDGRLESKQNKDPRDTKVDVREAKADTRDVYSDSRVEFPGNKVETDVKTDNRTDENEIRADRRTHGDYKGDAKLDKDGHPTAISNIAWKDNKEHRGKRNIDPSDNSEWRFPRPSLQGTDESAKVPAHADERSKDAHESTGENKTEPRTEDKFRDKDRKKKDEKHREFGTRDNDRNDRRIGIQLGGNSVERKENQREDRDAEKWDRERKDSQKDKEGNDREKDPAKESSVATEKDNAILEKTASDGAVKSAEHENKTIEQKTLKDDTWKSHDRDPKDKKREKDMDAGERHDQRSKYNDKESDDTFTEGDIEKDKEALGSVQRRRMVRPRGGSQASQRDHRFRSRVRDGEGSQDKSEVSAIVYKAGECMQELLKSWKEFEATPEAKNAESVQNGPTLEIRIPAEFVTSTNRQVKGAQLWGTDVYTNDSDLVAVLMHTGYCSPTSSPPPSAIQELRATVRVLPPQDSYTSTLRNNVRSRAWGAGIGCSFRIERCCIVKKGGGTIDLEPRLSHTSAVEPTLAPVAVERTMTTRAAASNALRQQRFVREVTIQYNLCNEPWLKYSISIVADKGLKKSLYTSARLKKGEVIYLETHYNRYELCFSGEKTRSIGSSSNASDAEPEKHQNSGHHHHHSQNGERASMEHELRDLFRWSRCKKAMPETAMRSTGIPLPPDQLEVLQDNLEWEDVQWSQTGVWVAGKEYPLARVHFLSAN; from the exons ATGAGTGGTGTACCCAAGAGGTCGCATGAAGAGGCTAGTCACTCCACACCTGGAAAACGGCCTTTGGATGACAGCAGCTTGTATTCAAGCCCTTCTGGGAAACTTGTTCAACCAGGTGGCAGTGATTTCCATGGTTCGTTTGAACATGATGGAAGATTTCCCAAAGTTCCACGCATTGAGTCCCGGGATGATAAGAGGCCGTCTCTGGCTCATAGGATGCCTATTGGCTCCTCCAACTTTGTGGATCACTCAAGCTCATCTGATGGCAGATTagaatcaaaacaaaataaagatCCACGGGACACTAAGGTAGATGTTCGGGAGGCAAAGGCTGACACTCGGGATGTCTATAGTGATTCCAGGGTTGAATTTCCAGGTAATAAAGTTGAGACTGATGTAAAGACGGACAATAGGACAGATGAGAATGAAATAAGAGCCGACAGACGGACACATGGTGACTACAAAGGTGATGCCAAATTGGACAAAGATGGTCATCCTACAGCAATTTCAAACATAGCCTGGAAAGATAACAAAGAACATAGGGGCAAAAGAAATATTGATCCTTCTGATAATTCAGAATGGCGCTTTCCCCGCCCTAGCTTGCAAGGAACAGATGAATCTGCCAAAGTTCCAGCTCATGCAGATGAGCGGTCCAAGGATGCTCATGAATCTACTGGTGAGAATAAAACTGAACCTAGAACTGAAGATAAGTTTAGAGACAAGGACAGGAAAAAGAAGGATGAAAAGCATAGGGAATTTGGCACAAGAGACAATGATAGAAATGATCGCCGAATTGGTATTCAGCTTGGAGGCAATAGTGTTGAACGAAAAGAAAACCAGAGGGAAGATAGGGATGCTGAAAAGTGGGACAGGGAAAGGAAAGATTCGCAGAAGGACAAGGAAGGGAATGATAGGGAGAAGGATCCTGCAAAGGAGTCATCAGTAGCAACTGAAAAGGATAATGCAATACTGGAAAAAACTGCATCTGATGGAGCTGTTAAAAGTGCTGAGCATGAGAATAAAACAATAGAACAGAAGACACTTAAAGATGACACATGGAAATCACATGATAGAGATCCTAAGgacaagaaaagagaaaaggataTGGATGCAGGCGAAAGGCATGACCAGAGGAGTAAATATAATGACAAGGAATCAGATGATACTTTCACTGAAGGAGATATAGAGAAGGATAAGGAAGCCCTTGGAAGTGTCCAACGCAGGAGGATGGTGCGACCAAGGGGTGGTAGTCAAGCATCCCAACGAGACCATCGATTTCGGTCTAGGGTGCGTGATGGCGAAGG atCTCAAG ATAAGTCTGAGGTATCAGCAATTGTTTATAAAGCTGGTGAGTGCATGCAAGAGCTTCTGAAATCATGGAAAGAGTTTGAAGCAACCCCAGAAGCTAAAAATGCTGAAAGTGTGCAAAATGGTCCTACTCTTGAAATTCGTATACCTGCGGAATTTGTTACGTCCACTAACCGTCAA GTAAAAGGTGCTCAACTTTGGGGAACGGATGTTTACACGAACGATTCAGATCTTGTTGCTG tgCTAATGCATACTGGTTACTGCTCCCCTACATCATCACCTCCACCATCTGCAATCCAAGAGCTACGGGCAACTGTTCGAGTTCTACCCCCACAAGACA GCTATACTTCAACTTTAAGGAACAATGTACGTTCACGTGCTTGGGGTGCTGGTATTGGTTGTAGCTTTCGCATAGAACGCTGCTGCATTGTTAAG AAAGGTGGTGGTACTATTGATCTTGAGCCTCGCCTTAGCCATACATCAGCCGTAGAGCCTACACTTGCCCCGGTTGCAGTGGAGCGTACAATGACAACAAGAGCGGCAGCTTCT AATGCCTtacgtcaacaaagatttgttCGGGAAGTCACTATACAGTACAATCTCTGCAATGAACCATG GTTGAAATATAGCATAAGCATTGTGGCTGACAAGGGATTGAAGAAGTCTCTATATACTTCTGCAAGGCTAAAGAAGGGTGAAGTTATATACTTGGAAACACATTATAATAG GTATGAGCTGTGCTTCAGTGGAGAAAAGACTCGCTCTATTGGGTCAAGCTCGAACGCATCGGATGCAGAACCGGAGAAACACCAGAATagtggccaccaccaccaccattcaCAAAATGGGGAAAGGGCCTCTATGGAACATGAACTCCGTGACTTGTTCCGGTGGTCTCGTTGTAAGAAGGCCATGCCTGAGACTGCCATGCGCTCCACTGGTATCCCGTTGCCACCCGATCAACTTGAG GTGCTGCAAGACAATTTGGAATGGGAGGATGTGCAGTGGTCACAGACCGGTGTCTGGGTTGCTGGGAAGGAGTATCCTCTTGCCCGGGTGCATTTCCTCTCGGCAAACTAA
- the LOC102706669 gene encoding eukaryotic translation initiation factor 3 subunit A isoform X1: MSGVPKRSHEEASHSTPGKRPLDDSSLYSSPSGKLVQPGGSDFHGSFEHDGRFPKVPRIESRDDKRPSLAHRMPIGSSNFVDHSSSSDGRLESKQNKDPRDTKVDVREAKADTRDVYSDSRVEFPGNKVETDVKTDNRTDENEIRADRRTHGDYKGDAKLDKDGHPTAISNIAWKDNKEHRGKRNIDPSDNSEWRFPRPSLQGTDESAKVPAHADERSKDAHESTGENKTEPRTEDKFRDKDRKKKDEKHREFGTRDNDRNDRRIGIQLGGNSVERKENQREDRDAEKWDRERKDSQKDKEGNDREKDPAKESSVATEKDNAILEKTASDGAVKSAEHENKTIEQKTLKDDTWKSHDRDPKDKKREKDMDAGERHDQRSKYNDKESDDTFTEGDIEKDKEALGSVQRRRMVRPRGGSQASQRDHRFRSRVRDGEGSQDKSEVSAIVYKAGECMQELLKSWKEFEATPEAKNAESVQNGPTLEIRIPAEFVTSTNRQVKGAQLWGTDVYTNDSDLVAVLMHTGYCSPTSSPPPSAIQELRATVRVLPPQDSYTSTLRNNVRSRAWGAGIGCSFRIERCCIVKKGGGTIDLEPRLSHTSAVEPTLAPVAVERTMTTRAAASNALRQQRFVREVTIQYNLCNEPWLKYSISIVADKGLKKSLYTSARLKKGEVIYLETHYNSFHRYELCFSGEKTRSIGSSSNASDAEPEKHQNSGHHHHHSQNGERASMEHELRDLFRWSRCKKAMPETAMRSTGIPLPPDQLEVLQDNLEWEDVQWSQTGVWVAGKEYPLARVHFLSAN, encoded by the exons ATGAGTGGTGTACCCAAGAGGTCGCATGAAGAGGCTAGTCACTCCACACCTGGAAAACGGCCTTTGGATGACAGCAGCTTGTATTCAAGCCCTTCTGGGAAACTTGTTCAACCAGGTGGCAGTGATTTCCATGGTTCGTTTGAACATGATGGAAGATTTCCCAAAGTTCCACGCATTGAGTCCCGGGATGATAAGAGGCCGTCTCTGGCTCATAGGATGCCTATTGGCTCCTCCAACTTTGTGGATCACTCAAGCTCATCTGATGGCAGATTagaatcaaaacaaaataaagatCCACGGGACACTAAGGTAGATGTTCGGGAGGCAAAGGCTGACACTCGGGATGTCTATAGTGATTCCAGGGTTGAATTTCCAGGTAATAAAGTTGAGACTGATGTAAAGACGGACAATAGGACAGATGAGAATGAAATAAGAGCCGACAGACGGACACATGGTGACTACAAAGGTGATGCCAAATTGGACAAAGATGGTCATCCTACAGCAATTTCAAACATAGCCTGGAAAGATAACAAAGAACATAGGGGCAAAAGAAATATTGATCCTTCTGATAATTCAGAATGGCGCTTTCCCCGCCCTAGCTTGCAAGGAACAGATGAATCTGCCAAAGTTCCAGCTCATGCAGATGAGCGGTCCAAGGATGCTCATGAATCTACTGGTGAGAATAAAACTGAACCTAGAACTGAAGATAAGTTTAGAGACAAGGACAGGAAAAAGAAGGATGAAAAGCATAGGGAATTTGGCACAAGAGACAATGATAGAAATGATCGCCGAATTGGTATTCAGCTTGGAGGCAATAGTGTTGAACGAAAAGAAAACCAGAGGGAAGATAGGGATGCTGAAAAGTGGGACAGGGAAAGGAAAGATTCGCAGAAGGACAAGGAAGGGAATGATAGGGAGAAGGATCCTGCAAAGGAGTCATCAGTAGCAACTGAAAAGGATAATGCAATACTGGAAAAAACTGCATCTGATGGAGCTGTTAAAAGTGCTGAGCATGAGAATAAAACAATAGAACAGAAGACACTTAAAGATGACACATGGAAATCACATGATAGAGATCCTAAGgacaagaaaagagaaaaggataTGGATGCAGGCGAAAGGCATGACCAGAGGAGTAAATATAATGACAAGGAATCAGATGATACTTTCACTGAAGGAGATATAGAGAAGGATAAGGAAGCCCTTGGAAGTGTCCAACGCAGGAGGATGGTGCGACCAAGGGGTGGTAGTCAAGCATCCCAACGAGACCATCGATTTCGGTCTAGGGTGCGTGATGGCGAAGG atCTCAAG ATAAGTCTGAGGTATCAGCAATTGTTTATAAAGCTGGTGAGTGCATGCAAGAGCTTCTGAAATCATGGAAAGAGTTTGAAGCAACCCCAGAAGCTAAAAATGCTGAAAGTGTGCAAAATGGTCCTACTCTTGAAATTCGTATACCTGCGGAATTTGTTACGTCCACTAACCGTCAA GTAAAAGGTGCTCAACTTTGGGGAACGGATGTTTACACGAACGATTCAGATCTTGTTGCTG tgCTAATGCATACTGGTTACTGCTCCCCTACATCATCACCTCCACCATCTGCAATCCAAGAGCTACGGGCAACTGTTCGAGTTCTACCCCCACAAGACA GCTATACTTCAACTTTAAGGAACAATGTACGTTCACGTGCTTGGGGTGCTGGTATTGGTTGTAGCTTTCGCATAGAACGCTGCTGCATTGTTAAG AAAGGTGGTGGTACTATTGATCTTGAGCCTCGCCTTAGCCATACATCAGCCGTAGAGCCTACACTTGCCCCGGTTGCAGTGGAGCGTACAATGACAACAAGAGCGGCAGCTTCT AATGCCTtacgtcaacaaagatttgttCGGGAAGTCACTATACAGTACAATCTCTGCAATGAACCATG GTTGAAATATAGCATAAGCATTGTGGCTGACAAGGGATTGAAGAAGTCTCTATATACTTCTGCAAGGCTAAAGAAGGGTGAAGTTATATACTTGGAAACACATTATAATAG TTTTCACAGGTATGAGCTGTGCTTCAGTGGAGAAAAGACTCGCTCTATTGGGTCAAGCTCGAACGCATCGGATGCAGAACCGGAGAAACACCAGAATagtggccaccaccaccaccattcaCAAAATGGGGAAAGGGCCTCTATGGAACATGAACTCCGTGACTTGTTCCGGTGGTCTCGTTGTAAGAAGGCCATGCCTGAGACTGCCATGCGCTCCACTGGTATCCCGTTGCCACCCGATCAACTTGAG GTGCTGCAAGACAATTTGGAATGGGAGGATGTGCAGTGGTCACAGACCGGTGTCTGGGTTGCTGGGAAGGAGTATCCTCTTGCCCGGGTGCATTTCCTCTCGGCAAACTAA